One part of the Deinococcus humi genome encodes these proteins:
- a CDS encoding lipocalin family protein encodes MATLTPAGGPSQGLILLIPDQGVSGDARVWFATAVKQLSSDGPVTDQSEIETPSGTSMLIKAVTVKLAQGVQQRLYTAVLSGKTATLYVLVAPSSAAMNALTPALTALIKSTPGSGTGGTAPSVAGASLLGKKTPMPAIKPQNAAQFMAAGGDPETQIIPDEFRCYQVKKGSSLTPELAVQVLPGGKYRTPYGSGSVSVRKDSSLVKLSWHGGPLDGADGYLNFGHHGQALSLNNVGEDVLEDDLSFECYQRGPRENLAVLEFKLKTPAVASYACTLKDSGKSSGVLEILADGQYRLNGQAGRYSSDFRSDQDQSWSDLEFTGGALNDATGSYSESQEGVREISVYRPGLRCTGVVKPTPIPRYGAARAAPAPQGSGGLSGPYVHWYADPMAAMGYGGCGGLCWDVRVFSKTGYVFTNEPDASLDEADCTRTHPNGLPVCETYRIQNGKITIGKGKPEPFKTVGRALEINGDTYQPMLKLEGVKLAGAYTAQSFVGGGMGSTVSGAFQNTLNFLPGNKFSRERSGGVSATFTDTGTSSGNVTGGFASTNQSAASGTYSVKGYTLTLTYGDGHQEQMFAFVLPDKNGKPDLDLLRLGGSSYTVPKK; translated from the coding sequence ATGGCCACCCTGACTCCCGCCGGCGGTCCCTCACAGGGCTTGATACTGCTGATTCCCGATCAGGGCGTGTCGGGAGATGCGCGGGTGTGGTTTGCCACCGCCGTCAAACAGCTGTCCAGTGACGGCCCAGTCACTGATCAGAGCGAGATCGAGACGCCGTCCGGCACAAGCATGCTGATCAAGGCGGTGACCGTCAAGCTGGCACAGGGCGTGCAGCAGCGGCTGTATACGGCGGTACTGTCCGGCAAGACGGCCACCCTGTATGTCCTGGTGGCCCCCAGCAGCGCTGCCATGAACGCCCTGACACCGGCCCTGACGGCGTTGATCAAATCGACGCCCGGCTCTGGCACAGGGGGAACTGCTCCATCGGTGGCCGGGGCTTCTCTCCTGGGAAAGAAAACGCCGATGCCCGCAATCAAGCCTCAGAACGCCGCGCAGTTCATGGCAGCGGGCGGCGATCCCGAAACCCAGATTATCCCCGATGAATTTCGCTGTTATCAGGTCAAGAAGGGCAGCAGCCTGACCCCAGAACTGGCCGTACAGGTCCTGCCCGGTGGCAAGTACCGCACGCCATATGGCTCAGGCAGCGTCAGTGTCCGGAAGGACAGCAGTCTGGTCAAGTTGAGCTGGCACGGTGGGCCTCTCGACGGGGCGGACGGATACCTCAATTTTGGCCACCATGGGCAGGCACTCAGCCTGAACAACGTGGGTGAGGACGTCCTGGAAGATGACCTGAGTTTCGAGTGCTACCAGCGCGGGCCGCGCGAGAATCTGGCCGTGCTTGAATTCAAGCTCAAGACCCCCGCGGTCGCCAGCTACGCCTGCACGCTCAAGGACAGCGGGAAAAGCAGTGGCGTGCTGGAAATTCTGGCGGACGGGCAATATCGCCTGAATGGGCAGGCTGGGCGCTACAGCTCCGATTTCCGGAGCGATCAGGACCAGAGCTGGAGCGACCTTGAATTTACGGGCGGCGCCTTGAATGACGCCACCGGTTCCTATAGCGAGAGCCAGGAAGGTGTGCGCGAGATCAGTGTGTACCGCCCTGGCCTGAGATGCACAGGGGTCGTCAAGCCCACGCCGATCCCACGTTACGGCGCGGCCAGGGCAGCCCCTGCGCCTCAGGGCAGTGGCGGTCTGAGCGGCCCTTACGTTCACTGGTACGCCGATCCCATGGCGGCAATGGGCTATGGCGGCTGCGGTGGGTTGTGCTGGGACGTACGGGTGTTCAGCAAGACCGGGTACGTCTTTACCAACGAACCAGACGCAAGTCTGGATGAGGCCGACTGTACCCGCACCCATCCGAACGGTCTGCCTGTCTGCGAAACGTACCGCATCCAGAACGGCAAGATCACCATAGGCAAGGGGAAACCTGAACCCTTCAAGACAGTGGGGCGCGCGCTAGAGATCAATGGCGATACCTATCAGCCCATGCTCAAGCTGGAGGGCGTCAAGCTGGCCGGTGCCTACACGGCCCAATCGTTCGTCGGCGGGGGCATGGGCAGCACGGTCAGCGGAGCTTTCCAGAATACCTTGAACTTCCTGCCTGGAAACAAGTTCAGCCGGGAGCGCAGCGGCGGCGTCAGTGCGACATTCACCGATACGGGAACGTCTTCAGGCAATGTGACCGGTGGCTTTGCTTCCACCAATCAGAGTGCAGCCAGCGGAACCTACAGTGTCAAGGGCTATACCCTGACGCTGACGTACGGCGACGGTCACCAGGAGCAGATGTTCGCCTTTGTCCTGCCAGACAAGAATGGCAAACCAGATCTGGATCTACTACGGCTGGGTGGATCATCGTACACTGTGCCGAAAAAATAG
- a CDS encoding PQQ-dependent sugar dehydrogenase, with amino-acid sequence MLPPNQRRAAMLGGLLTLALGSCAVVQRPDTAKPNAGLSLPAGFRASIYAQDLGKPRLMAFAPNGDLFVTDEGKDPGTGRVLALLDRDHDGRLETTQIYLSGLNQPNSLAFHGGFMYVANTDGIIRVPYQAGDVKPGTEPEKIIDLPAGGQHHSRTIVFGPDDKLYVAAGSTCNVCEETDPHRASVWVYDADGSNGRPYATGLRNAVGLEWFEGTLYATANGRDMAGNDTPPESFFRVMDGQNYGWPYCYPVAPGEPQVWDKDFGKKSPEVCQAAQPSFATTTAHAAPLGMAFYTGNAFPAEYRGQMFVALHGSWNRPQKSGYSVITVDPKTGTTRDFMTGFLGALGLSTSGRPADVQMAPDGALFVTDDGNGVLYRVTYQQP; translated from the coding sequence ATGCTCCCCCCCAATCAACGCCGCGCGGCCATGCTGGGTGGCCTGCTGACTCTGGCCCTTGGCTCCTGCGCCGTGGTGCAGCGCCCGGACACGGCAAAACCCAACGCCGGACTGAGCCTTCCGGCGGGTTTTCGGGCTTCAATCTATGCTCAGGACCTGGGTAAACCCCGGCTGATGGCGTTTGCTCCCAACGGAGACCTGTTCGTGACCGATGAAGGCAAAGACCCCGGCACCGGACGCGTGCTTGCTCTTCTGGACCGCGATCATGATGGCCGTCTGGAGACCACACAGATCTACTTGTCGGGGTTGAATCAGCCCAACAGCCTGGCTTTTCACGGGGGCTTCATGTATGTCGCCAACACAGATGGCATCATTCGCGTTCCTTACCAGGCCGGCGACGTAAAACCGGGAACTGAACCCGAGAAGATCATTGACCTGCCTGCGGGGGGGCAGCACCACTCGCGCACCATTGTCTTTGGACCGGACGACAAACTGTACGTGGCGGCGGGCAGCACCTGCAACGTCTGCGAGGAAACCGACCCTCACCGGGCCAGCGTCTGGGTCTACGATGCGGATGGCAGCAACGGACGCCCCTACGCCACGGGTCTACGGAACGCCGTGGGGCTGGAGTGGTTCGAGGGCACGTTGTACGCCACGGCCAACGGGCGTGACATGGCTGGAAACGACACTCCGCCCGAATCCTTCTTCCGGGTAATGGACGGTCAGAACTACGGTTGGCCGTATTGCTATCCAGTGGCGCCAGGCGAACCCCAGGTCTGGGACAAGGACTTTGGCAAGAAGTCGCCTGAGGTCTGTCAGGCCGCTCAACCGTCGTTCGCCACCACCACTGCCCACGCCGCGCCGCTGGGCATGGCTTTCTACACCGGCAACGCCTTTCCCGCCGAATACCGGGGACAGATGTTCGTGGCGCTGCATGGCTCATGGAACCGGCCCCAGAAGAGTGGTTACAGTGTCATCACTGTCGATCCAAAAACAGGGACCACGCGAGACTTTATGACCGGCTTCCTTGGGGCGCTGGGCCTGTCCACCTCGGGTCGTCCCGCCGACGTGCAGATGGCCCCGGACGGCGCCCTCTTCGTGACTGACGACGGCAATGGCGTGCTGTACCGGGTGACTTACCAGCAGCCCTGA
- a CDS encoding PepSY-associated TM helix domain-containing protein: MSLTAKPEPQGSEGVRTSRPGTRPRTLKARSHVWLRWLHTYTSMISLLVVLFFALTGVTLNHPDWAFGSSEVRREVTGTLPTGWINGTEVDWLTVAEELRAQQGLHGRAEEPRLDGTEASISFLGPGYSADTVIDTQTGRYNINILAQGGVAVLNDLHKGRDTGGAWSWLIDLSGIVLTLVAVTGIGILLYLKKTRTQALMVMGIASVVVLFLGWRAVG, from the coding sequence GTGTCGCTTACGGCAAAGCCTGAGCCGCAGGGATCGGAGGGGGTCCGGACGTCACGTCCGGGCACACGGCCCCGAACCCTCAAGGCGCGGAGCCACGTCTGGCTGCGCTGGCTGCATACCTACACCTCCATGATCAGCCTGCTGGTGGTGCTGTTCTTCGCGTTAACCGGAGTCACTCTCAACCATCCCGACTGGGCCTTTGGCAGTTCTGAAGTGAGGCGCGAGGTCACGGGGACGTTGCCGACAGGATGGATCAACGGAACCGAAGTGGACTGGCTGACCGTGGCCGAGGAACTGCGCGCCCAGCAGGGTCTGCATGGACGGGCCGAGGAGCCGCGTCTGGACGGCACCGAGGCCAGCATTAGCTTCCTAGGGCCAGGCTACAGCGCAGACACCGTGATCGACACCCAGACGGGCAGGTACAACATCAATATCCTGGCGCAGGGCGGCGTGGCGGTGTTGAACGACCTGCACAAGGGCCGTGACACAGGCGGAGCATGGAGCTGGCTCATCGACCTGAGTGGCATCGTTCTGACGTTGGTGGCAGTGACGGGCATCGGCATCCTGCTATACCTGAAAAAGACGCGCACGCAGGCACTAATGGTGATGGGCATAGCAAGTGTGGTGGTCCTGTTCCTGGGCTGGCGGGCGGTGGGCTGA
- a CDS encoding DUF2271 domain-containing protein codes for MTDTRRTFIRKLAAAGAALTLSRVLPGSLVGAATTGKPWATSMELDVNFTVATQATGRVKRPYVAIWIEDETGNTMRNLTVWVQQNRLNPRWLAELRRWTRQNSSLVSTVSSATRNPGSYAVKWDGKTDAGKLSEQGDYYVCIETAREHGPYSLVREKVTLGASAFKKTLDTDNDIEAASVAYGKA; via the coding sequence ATGACCGACACCCGACGCACTTTCATCCGCAAACTCGCCGCCGCTGGCGCGGCCCTAACCCTTTCACGCGTCCTACCCGGCAGTCTGGTCGGCGCCGCCACGACGGGCAAGCCCTGGGCCACCAGCATGGAACTGGACGTGAACTTCACTGTCGCCACGCAGGCCACTGGCCGCGTCAAACGCCCTTACGTCGCCATCTGGATTGAGGACGAGACGGGCAACACGATGCGCAACCTGACGGTCTGGGTGCAGCAAAATCGCCTGAATCCGCGCTGGCTGGCTGAATTGCGCCGCTGGACCCGGCAAAATTCGAGCCTGGTCAGCACGGTCAGCAGCGCCACCCGCAACCCTGGCAGCTACGCCGTCAAGTGGGATGGTAAGACCGACGCTGGAAAGCTGTCCGAACAGGGTGACTATTACGTGTGCATCGAAACTGCTCGCGAACACGGCCCCTACAGCCTGGTGCGCGAGAAGGTCACCTTGGGAGCCAGCGCCTTCAAGAAGACGCTGGACACAGACAACGATATCGAGGCCGCCAGTGTCGCTTACGGCAAAGCCTGA
- a CDS encoding FAD:protein FMN transferase → MTRPLATLLSGLRPAYRLHSVYERLLGTELEIQVVAQTRQHAEAAEGAALDELERLAGIFNRFDAGSELSRWLARPDMRVHLSHELNTVLALADGWRELTAGAFHPGADAVGQLWQRAAALCQEPDPGEMAAVLMQLQANPWTLHPDGTVTLHAQYPLGLNALAKGWIVDRMTERVWQMPGIQAVLVNAGGDLRTYGGRGLDVTVADPFTARDDAPPLTRVHVHNGALASSGGAHRGVQVGGRRHSHLIDPRSGQHVQDVPGVTVMAPSCATADALATTLSVLDVAEGLTLVNSLAGCAALIVGTDGGSGQLHFSGGWPPGPPEPSLTAVKR, encoded by the coding sequence GTGACCAGACCCCTCGCCACGCTCCTGTCAGGGCTGCGTCCTGCCTATCGGCTCCACAGCGTCTATGAGCGCCTCCTCGGCACCGAACTTGAGATCCAGGTGGTGGCACAGACCCGCCAGCACGCTGAAGCCGCTGAGGGCGCGGCCCTGGACGAGCTCGAGCGATTGGCAGGGATTTTCAACCGCTTCGACGCAGGCAGCGAGCTGTCCCGCTGGCTGGCGCGCCCTGATATGCGGGTCCACCTCAGTCACGAATTGAACACAGTGCTCGCCTTAGCTGATGGCTGGCGCGAATTGACGGCTGGAGCCTTTCATCCCGGCGCGGACGCTGTGGGACAGCTGTGGCAAAGGGCGGCTGCCCTCTGCCAGGAGCCAGACCCAGGGGAAATGGCTGCTGTGCTCATGCAGCTTCAGGCCAATCCCTGGACCCTGCACCCCGACGGCACCGTCACCCTGCACGCCCAGTATCCGCTGGGCCTGAACGCGCTGGCCAAGGGCTGGATCGTGGACCGCATGACCGAGCGGGTCTGGCAGATGCCCGGGATTCAGGCCGTGCTGGTCAATGCGGGCGGTGATCTGCGGACCTACGGTGGACGTGGGCTGGACGTCACGGTGGCCGATCCGTTTACCGCGCGTGACGACGCTCCACCGCTGACCCGTGTGCATGTCCACAATGGCGCACTGGCCAGCAGCGGCGGTGCCCACCGGGGGGTGCAGGTGGGAGGGCGCCGGCACTCCCACCTGATTGACCCTCGCAGCGGTCAGCATGTTCAGGACGTTCCCGGTGTGACGGTGATGGCCCCCAGTTGTGCCACTGCCGACGCGCTCGCGACCACGCTGAGCGTGCTCGACGTTGCTGAGGGCCTGACCCTGGTCAACAGTCTGGCTGGCTGCGCGGCCCTGATCGTGGGGACCGATGGTGGTAGTGGGCAACTGCACTTCAGTGGGGGCTGGCCGCCTGGCCCTCCAGAACCATCACTCACCGCGGTTAAACGCTGA
- a CDS encoding iron transporter: MTTPDHKMTPSEEADANQLKLARREGDAYQEALKYMANDVADSGQLQRSGDYIIGYAQEKAEGMYELRGEGQLEWMEPTDENCHLEISVSDASDGRFLPYIKVYATLTGQGETVGPFEVPFLWHPGLYHYGKNIRVPGDGEYDLRVRIEAPTFMRHDKQNGERYAAGAEVTFKNIPVKTGQG; this comes from the coding sequence ATGACGACCCCCGATCACAAGATGACACCCAGTGAAGAGGCCGACGCCAACCAGTTGAAGCTGGCTCGCCGCGAGGGCGACGCCTATCAGGAAGCATTGAAATACATGGCAAACGACGTGGCCGACAGCGGTCAGCTCCAGCGTTCAGGCGACTACATCATCGGCTACGCCCAGGAAAAGGCTGAAGGCATGTATGAATTGCGCGGCGAAGGGCAGTTGGAGTGGATGGAACCCACTGACGAAAACTGTCATCTGGAGATCAGCGTCAGTGACGCCAGCGATGGGCGGTTCCTGCCGTATATCAAAGTTTATGCGACCCTGACCGGGCAGGGCGAGACGGTGGGACCGTTCGAGGTGCCGTTCCTGTGGCATCCGGGGCTGTACCACTATGGCAAGAACATCCGCGTGCCCGGTGACGGCGAATATGACCTGAGGGTCCGGATTGAGGCACCCACATTCATGCGTCACGACAAGCAGAATGGTGAACGGTATGCAGCAGGGGCGGAAGTGACCTTCAAGAACATTCCGGTCAAGACCGGTCAGGGTTAG
- a CDS encoding phosphotransferase enzyme family protein: MIFEDASRCAHRIQREELNRLMLSHYGRQASDITLLREGDNRVFRVHVPEEGSYILRLHTSGRHTPEALTSELEWLNVLAHGTPLRVPQPVRSVFNSLVVPVAFEASLSVLCTLFTWLEGESLPEGEEFTLEQAANVGQILARLHVEAERFQAPVHFERPEYNSAYFLSCGEEFKQNLASSVDPRRLDLLNDCLVQLLQGLGPLEEAAGGFGIVHADVHPGNFLQHNNELALIDFDRCGWGPLLLDLAHADLAMDVRARAALMSGYTRIRPLPADYEQSLKALRVLAAIENLTVLSRRPHELPFVLEAMPTVEQALCGLIRS, from the coding sequence GTGATCTTTGAAGATGCTAGTCGCTGCGCCCATCGTATTCAGCGCGAAGAGCTGAATCGCCTGATGCTCAGCCACTACGGACGACAGGCCTCGGACATCACTCTGTTGCGCGAGGGGGACAACCGCGTGTTTCGTGTCCATGTCCCCGAGGAAGGTTCTTATATCCTCCGTCTGCACACGTCTGGCCGGCACACGCCTGAAGCGCTCACGTCAGAACTGGAATGGCTGAATGTTCTTGCCCACGGCACCCCGTTGCGCGTTCCCCAGCCTGTTCGCAGCGTTTTCAATTCACTGGTGGTCCCGGTCGCTTTCGAGGCCTCGCTCTCGGTGCTGTGCACGCTGTTCACCTGGCTCGAGGGTGAGTCCCTGCCCGAAGGGGAGGAGTTCACATTGGAACAGGCCGCGAACGTTGGACAGATCCTGGCCCGACTGCATGTTGAGGCAGAGCGGTTCCAGGCGCCTGTTCATTTTGAGCGACCTGAGTACAATTCCGCTTATTTCCTGTCGTGTGGAGAAGAATTCAAGCAGAATCTCGCGTCCTCGGTGGACCCTCGACGTCTGGATTTGCTCAACGACTGCCTCGTACAGCTGCTCCAGGGTTTGGGCCCTCTGGAGGAAGCAGCTGGCGGCTTTGGCATAGTTCACGCGGACGTGCATCCAGGCAACTTTCTTCAACACAACAACGAGCTGGCCTTGATTGACTTTGACCGATGTGGGTGGGGCCCACTGTTGTTGGATCTCGCCCATGCTGACCTTGCGATGGATGTGCGGGCAAGAGCGGCGCTGATGTCCGGGTATACACGAATCCGTCCATTGCCCGCCGACTACGAACAGTCTTTGAAGGCTCTGAGGGTCCTGGCCGCGATCGAGAACCTGACCGTCCTGTCCCGGCGTCCCCATGAGCTGCCGTTTGTGCTTGAGGCGATGCCCACCGTCGAGCAGGCATTGTGTGGGCTCATCAGATCGTAG
- a CDS encoding serine/threonine-protein kinase, producing the protein MICSVCGTAAPNQALACPVCGCPLGAQQGDALPAGTLLRNQQFRLEGQLGQGGFGITYLAEDRSLHRKVAIKELFLSDWKRSPQAVLQPGKLTGAEFQEMKIKFLAEARILAGFNDPNIVRVYDQFIENNTAYLVMEYLQGETLGERLVRDTTLPNIEVTILAVRVLQALRLLHRKDLLHRDIKPDNIFLERSGRVVLIDFGSVRQFQVGQTTSMTQHVTPGYAPLEQYGAKGKVGPPSDLYSLGATLYHALGGKMPPAASELALGTSLPPLPPSTPAPVREVIQAAMQLRMADRPQTVEEFLQRFTASATPPLVPPSKGPGPLPQAPPLSIPAPTPPAPKPPAPPPPKLPASRPPVPAPPVPRPIPALPDAADIRRLWTAVERVPRPRLAPLSLPQLTPANRMPHPRRYGGGLRWAAAFAVIGAVLWAFGGAVPAGLCGLLALFALFASLAAPGEPPIPAPVAALDRRIHDLQAPYLQRAAGETQFDALRQELQRIKDQLLMPGAFISRRQAEARKGSSVLITEAELRRHRLTPGTIPGIGVQRIKKLHQYGIYSAYDVDRQSLVRVTGIGEKMIRDLMEWRAGLERSAQATAQPLPNDAQVSAAAVRELWILRDELAAGAQALETALRAATEERSRAQQELDAAVQQREALIHQG; encoded by the coding sequence ATGATTTGCTCTGTCTGTGGCACCGCCGCGCCGAATCAGGCTCTGGCCTGTCCTGTCTGTGGCTGTCCGCTCGGCGCGCAGCAGGGTGACGCGCTGCCGGCCGGCACCCTGCTGCGCAACCAGCAATTTCGTCTGGAGGGCCAGCTTGGACAGGGCGGGTTCGGCATCACCTACCTGGCCGAGGACCGGTCGCTCCACCGCAAAGTGGCAATTAAAGAACTGTTTTTAAGCGACTGGAAACGCAGTCCGCAGGCGGTGCTCCAGCCAGGCAAGCTGACGGGCGCAGAATTTCAAGAAATGAAAATCAAATTTCTGGCAGAAGCGCGCATTCTGGCCGGATTCAACGACCCGAATATCGTACGGGTGTACGACCAATTCATCGAAAACAACACCGCCTACTTGGTGATGGAGTACTTGCAGGGCGAAACGCTGGGCGAGCGACTGGTCCGGGACACCACCCTGCCGAACATCGAAGTAACCATCCTGGCGGTGCGCGTCCTCCAGGCGCTGCGCCTGCTACACCGGAAAGACCTGCTGCACCGGGACATCAAGCCGGACAACATCTTTCTTGAGCGCAGTGGCCGGGTGGTGCTGATCGACTTCGGTTCGGTCAGGCAATTTCAGGTGGGGCAGACAACCAGCATGACACAGCACGTGACTCCGGGGTACGCCCCGCTGGAACAGTACGGCGCGAAAGGCAAAGTCGGTCCCCCCAGCGACCTGTACTCCCTGGGAGCAACCCTGTACCACGCCCTGGGTGGGAAAATGCCGCCCGCTGCATCCGAGCTGGCGCTGGGCACATCGTTGCCCCCGCTGCCCCCGAGCACGCCTGCTCCGGTCCGGGAGGTGATTCAGGCTGCCATGCAACTAAGGATGGCGGACCGTCCACAGACCGTCGAGGAGTTTCTTCAGAGGTTCACCGCTTCCGCGACGCCACCACTGGTGCCTCCGTCCAAGGGACCGGGGCCCCTGCCGCAGGCGCCACCACTTAGCATCCCCGCCCCCACGCCGCCAGCGCCAAAACCGCCAGCTCCTCCCCCGCCAAAGCTACCGGCCTCCCGTCCACCTGTACCTGCGCCGCCGGTCCCGCGTCCCATACCAGCGTTGCCGGACGCGGCCGACATCCGGCGGCTCTGGACTGCTGTAGAGCGAGTGCCCCGCCCCAGGCTGGCCCCGCTTTCCCTGCCCCAGTTAACCCCCGCAAACCGCATGCCTCACCCGCGACGGTATGGTGGCGGCCTGCGGTGGGCGGCGGCCTTTGCAGTAATCGGCGCGGTGCTGTGGGCGTTTGGGGGCGCTGTCCCCGCGGGCTTGTGTGGGCTTCTGGCTCTGTTTGCGTTGTTTGCTTCGCTGGCCGCTCCTGGCGAGCCGCCGATCCCTGCCCCGGTCGCCGCACTCGACCGCCGCATCCATGACCTTCAGGCGCCGTACCTGCAACGCGCGGCTGGGGAAACACAATTCGATGCCCTGCGGCAAGAGTTACAACGGATCAAGGACCAGCTGCTGATGCCGGGCGCATTTATAAGTCGGCGGCAGGCGGAAGCGCGGAAAGGGAGCAGCGTCCTGATCACTGAAGCGGAGTTGCGTCGTCACCGGCTCACACCGGGCACGATCCCTGGAATCGGGGTGCAGCGCATCAAAAAGCTCCATCAGTACGGTATCTATTCGGCATATGACGTTGACCGCCAGAGCTTGGTCCGCGTCACGGGCATCGGTGAAAAGATGATTCGGGATCTCATGGAGTGGCGCGCTGGCTTAGAGCGCTCCGCCCAGGCAACCGCCCAGCCGCTCCCGAACGACGCGCAGGTCAGCGCGGCGGCCGTGCGCGAGCTGTGGATCCTGCGAGACGAACTGGCAGCTGGAGCGCAGGCGCTGGAGACAGCGCTTCGGGCCGCCACTGAGGAACGCAGCCGTGCCCAGCAGGAGCTGGACGCGGCGGTGCAACAGCGGGAGGCACTCATTCACCAGGGCTGA
- a CDS encoding GNAT family N-acetyltransferase yields the protein MSVNFYPPLDLKVITPKLELRGATDALLTQLLPIVREGVAERQPDPFDDPMSLYDDNPVRERKWLQAIWRGRGTVRPDAWRLYFVVMLGEEAVGMQDLIGVNFDTFRTVTSFSWLAPGARQQGLGREMRAAILHLAFEGFGAAQASSEAFFDNVASNRVSEALGYQANGHDWATRRGEPAVLNRWRLTRDVWALDRRSNIELVGVEACKPVLFIQ from the coding sequence ATGTCAGTCAATTTCTACCCACCGCTGGACCTCAAGGTCATCACGCCAAAACTGGAGCTTCGTGGGGCGACAGACGCCCTGCTGACGCAACTTCTTCCCATCGTTCGTGAGGGCGTGGCCGAACGTCAACCTGACCCATTCGACGATCCCATGTCGCTGTACGACGACAATCCGGTGCGTGAACGGAAATGGCTTCAAGCGATCTGGCGCGGGCGTGGCACCGTTCGCCCGGATGCCTGGCGCCTGTATTTCGTGGTGATGCTCGGTGAGGAGGCAGTGGGGATGCAGGATCTCATAGGCGTGAACTTCGATACGTTCAGGACCGTGACCAGTTTTTCCTGGCTGGCGCCGGGTGCCCGGCAGCAAGGCCTGGGACGTGAGATGCGAGCGGCCATCCTTCACCTTGCCTTTGAAGGTTTCGGGGCGGCGCAGGCGAGCAGTGAAGCGTTTTTCGACAACGTGGCGTCCAACCGCGTGTCTGAGGCACTGGGTTACCAGGCGAACGGCCATGACTGGGCCACCCGGCGAGGTGAGCCAGCCGTATTGAACCGCTGGCGACTCACGCGGGACGTCTGGGCGTTGGATCGCCGGAGCAACATTGAATTGGTGGGCGTCGAAGCCTGCAAACCTGTCTTATTTATTCAATAG
- a CDS encoding S8 family serine peptidase has product MTIALLDSGVDFTHPMLHGVLLPGHDFVDDDQNASEQGDETSRIYGHGTAVAGVLHQMAPAASILPLRVLGTDGSGQAAHVAQAIRLAVNQGARIINLSVAGPVSSEGVRAALQYAASRNVLVVAASGNNGGSVPQAPADALNQKNRLGAFGTSVTAVDRDGNLPSWSNRGGEVQAPGVDIQTSYPDRRMVTASGSSFAAPVVSGALALALAQGKEAQTLAAQLSTGKLLDAEALLK; this is encoded by the coding sequence GTGACCATTGCCCTACTCGACTCAGGGGTCGACTTTACCCATCCGATGTTGCATGGAGTCCTGTTGCCTGGCCATGATTTCGTCGATGACGATCAGAACGCTTCGGAACAGGGCGACGAGACCAGCCGCATCTACGGACACGGCACTGCCGTCGCTGGCGTTTTGCATCAGATGGCACCCGCAGCCAGCATCCTACCGCTCAGGGTTCTAGGAACCGATGGATCTGGTCAAGCAGCCCACGTGGCCCAGGCGATTCGACTGGCGGTCAATCAGGGCGCAAGGATCATCAATCTGAGTGTTGCCGGGCCAGTTTCGAGCGAGGGCGTCCGGGCCGCCCTCCAGTACGCCGCCTCAAGGAACGTTCTGGTGGTGGCTGCCAGTGGGAATAATGGTGGAAGTGTGCCTCAGGCTCCTGCAGACGCCCTGAACCAGAAGAATCGGCTTGGCGCTTTCGGCACCTCGGTGACTGCAGTGGATCGCGACGGCAATTTGCCCAGTTGGAGTAATCGCGGAGGTGAAGTCCAGGCACCCGGGGTTGACATTCAAACGTCCTATCCTGACCGCCGCATGGTAACGGCCAGTGGTTCGTCGTTTGCCGCCCCTGTGGTCAGTGGCGCCCTGGCCCTCGCGCTTGCGCAGGGGAAGGAGGCTCAGACCCTGGCGGCCCAACTCTCCACGGGAAAACTGCTCGACGCAGAGGCTTTGCTGAAATGA